caaaacaagttAATTGTTTAAAATTCAACTCATACTGTACATGCGATGCGATACAAACTGATTTATATTCATAAGAAAACACCTGAAAACATCGAAGAacatctttttaaatgtataaaaaagaaaacaaagtttttcttttcttgatcATTTACTGTACAAGTGAAATTCAGGCATTTGGCAGGTTGCAAAAAGTCTCTTAAATGTACAGTTTAGTCGCTTTCAGAAACTCTTCTATACGTTTGACCTGCAATGTTCAGCATAATGGTGCTAACTGAGAGTTGAGCTTTGCTCAGTGCAAACTCTTTTAAGCGGTGGGGCTCCAATCACATCCTCTTCCTCCTGTGAAAAACAATAATGTCATACGTGGCATGCTTTGAAAAGCACAAATCAGGTTTACATGATATTTACAATATGTATTTGAATTCCCACAATGCATTAGGTGAACATTTATTTGAAGCCTATAGTAGATGTTACCTGAGTAGAGAGAGACAACACATCTTCTTTAATTAGAGTTGGAGGCTCATCCGTCACCTCACTGCTGGTTGTTGATGCCTCTAAATATGGGATTTGATCATGAAAATTAACATGTACAGATACATGTATGAATGTGAAAGGAAGGATTTAACAATCATTACTGTTATCCTACATACTTGGGTGAATCTAACAAAACATGTCAAGAACATGCATACAATAAATCTTATatcaccccaaaaataaaaaggaaaaaatactaaattaaatgtTGCTTTGAACTGAAGCCTGTTTCAGGACTATTTACACTGGttgttttatggcattattttatgAGAGTTGAGCACAATTATACCCAAAAATctcatttttgaatttttatttttgtaatgtgagggaaaaaaaggttaataaataaatgaataaataaataaataataataatattttttttattttatgctaacccaaacaaaatacattattgtATTGTCTTGTAATACaggaaaacaaatacatattacaGCAATGAGAATGATCACTATTTAGGATAaaggatgtaaaaaaaagaaaagaaaaggaaaatatagtaatatatacaCTGCACTAAACTTTGGAATAAATAAGGTTCGTcactgtttttaaaagaagtctcttccgtttaccaagactgcatttaattatttgatcaaaatacagtaaaataactaaaattgtgaaattgtGAATTTTGTGTAATACattcttcagcgtcacatgatccttcagaaatcattctaatatgctttttcttcaatgatgaaaacagttcttgttgcttaatattttaaccCATTAACACATTACATATTATTTGCATTGTAATACTCATTTGCATTTGTTCTGAAgagcaaatattatttttctacCTTGTCAGTTAGGCAAATCATCTTTTGACTGGTCTGTCTCACCTCTCTCGGTATCCATTGTCTCCTGTCCCAGGGTGGGTGGCTGGGAGTCCTCTGTACGGAAGAAGGGAGCGTGTGAAGGGCTCACTGCCTCACTCACGTGCTGTGGACTGGAGTTGCTGCTGCTGTCCACTTTGGTATTAGACAGATAGGCATCTGATAGGAAACTCTGGTTGCTGTTGTCATCTGTTTAGGaaaatgaatgtatgaatgaaacatatttgaataaatatgtgAATTATGTTTAAGTACTTTAGTATACTGTAATGTTACATTACATCCTATGTAAAAATAGGCATGCAAAGCACACGGTCAAGGTGCAAGGTCATTTAAGTCACTAGAGCATACCCCAGTGTTGCATTATATTAAATAGAGGATGTTCTGAATTGTTTAGAGAGGAAATATCAAGCTCCATTGTGTCTGACATAAACATAGCCTGTTAAAACCTGTTTTACCCTGAAAATCCAGTAGCACGGAGCGGGCGTTTTCCAACACTACATCTGTAGGAAAGCCCTTCAGTTCCCTCATCGCAGTACCTGACACTTTAGGCTTGTATAtctgcaagaaagaaagaaaaacgttTTGAAAATGAACACTGTGTTTATATATCTGAGAAGTGGACAGCTGCTTGAGATGACCTGATATACACACCTGTTTAGTTTCTGTAACCGGGACCCATTTGAATATCCTTAATGACGTGTCGCCCACTGTAACCCACTTTTTTTCCCTTAGAGGACAAACAAGTTCCAGGTTAATATACAAAAATGCCTATTATGACAAAATCACTTCACTCCATTACTGAGCACTAACAGATTGTACAATCCCCATTGACACGTCTAAGACACGCCTACACGCTGGATACAGTGAAGCCCATTGGTTGCCTTGCTTGTCTGTCATGATACTGAATGACGTCACCCTCCCCGCCACTCTGAAGTTTATTTTTGTAacgtagaagaaaaaaaacttgtctCCCTCTTTAAACAAGCAACTTACCATCGACGGACCCTTTCAATTGCCGCCATCACTTTTTTGATATCATCTTTTGCACGGCTGCGTGTCTCCGCTCGCACGGACCGTCCCGACATCTTTAATGGGTTTTATTAGTTTGTCAAGATCTCCCTCTTTTTCTTGCCTTCCTCCGTGTGCGACTCAGATCTCACCCTGTCTTCGTCTTTGTCTCGCGAGACTTCACAACGCGCCACTGGCTCTGCCTCTTTGCAGTTTTTACATTACCCCATTTAATTTATTAGTCAGTTTCTTTTAATTATAAAACGTTCTCTACACTCTGTTATCTAATAACCACAATATGGATGTACCATATTAAAAGAAGCTGTTACGTGCCTATAATGCCCTTATCACAGCACCAGATGGCAGCGTTTTTCACTTACAAATACTCTCCACTCGAGTtgattttatatttgataaacaTAATGGACAAAATATTagttacacattttaaatatgtaaattaattgtaagttatttttaatatcctttattttttaaaaaaagctaacGATTGAATTTTTACCTATTGTGGCCCGTTTAACTCCCTTCTAACACGAAAAGCTGGCAGTTAAACACAAAACTCCAAATTATTTGTTCTTTAATCAAAACGTTTAAAACGCTGTGTATTGTATGAATACTTATCTAtatattgtcctcttgcattattgaccaattattttcctgtttgaaattgtaaagctgctttggcacaatcagtattgtagaaagcactatatatatatatatatatatatatatatatatatatatatatatatatatatatatatatatatatatatatataaatatatatatatatagtttgttgtggaaattctaattcaataacaatttgtagagACTGAAAATTTTTCTTTGTATTGagagttttgtctttgtattgctttaattctctgcagagaatgatctggtttacacacagcttccgagtctgtgtgcaaagagataacacacagactTACAGCCCACTTTTTATAGaatgtaaaaagatacattgaaggacagaCTAGGACCTTTGAGCAAATCATGTTGCTTAGTGCACATCAcatcataacacatgcacatctcatcgTAGATGCCTGGTTACAAAAACTGCCTGTCTCTGCTACACAGTTTCCCCTCAAATGTTGTTATTCAACATAAACCAGTTACGTgcacaagttacataaaataaatcaatgtccCTATGGACTATATATACTAACTTATTCATTGTATGTTTAAAAAGATACTTGAATAAGATTTATGCAATCAGTgccaaattaacaaaactaaaaatttccataatatatatatatatatataatagtttcaTAGAATATATTTGCCATCTCACTTTATCAGTAATCTTAAATGGCTGTGAGGTTTAAACTAAGTGACACTGAAAACCAATACTTCAAATTAAcataaaaagcacaaaaagataaagacaaaacacaaagctaaattagatttttattaaatgatctTGGGATATTCTCCCTATATGTTGACAATCAAACTAAATTCAGTCATTCAGAATTTATCACACACACTTTACACATCAGAAGGCACACCAAGTTTCTGAGAAGCATCATCTCTCTAATATCAAACAATCTTTGTGTGGTTACACCATAGAACTCCACTGCAGTGATGAATACACCACATCACCCTCCACACTCTCATCATTTCCGGTCTCGCCGCACTTCTTTGGAGAGCAGAGCAATACTGTTTTCTTCACATTGGAGCCCAGACGAGCTATAGCCAGAATATCACAGAGAGGTAACTCTTCATCCATAGAGATGCATAATGCAATGAAATGAGCATGGAACCGCAGAGGATCACctgcaaaatgacaataaagatctTGGCTGttaagctgcacttaaaaaaaaaaaaacttttatatatcTGTAatcaatggaataaaataaatagacttTTTGATATTCCAGGTTGTCATAAACTTACCTGGATACACCAGGAAATCTCCTCCAAACTTCCCTGCAGAGGTCAGGTAGAAGCCTTTATTTCTCAGATCTCTGTAGACACAGAATCTAGTGTTCAAGCGTTCATCTCTAGGCATTGGCCAATCAGTGGAATGGAAACTGCGTTCCTCCGGACAGTGGCTGAAGCCGGCGCGGGCAGTACAGAGCTGAACCGCCATAGCCGGCAACGGGAAGCGGAAGGCCTGGTCCAGTGCATTAAGACGGTCTCTAATTGCACTGCCGCAATCATCAGTGCCTGTGGAATCAGGGAGAGCCAAATATCATTGACACACATTACATACAGTACCAGGGCGCTTATTGCATTTGAACAGACAAATACACAGAAAATTAAGTCAAAATACCCATCTTCGCAAGTAGCCTCGTAAACACAGTGAGAGAAAATTAAATCAGTGCATAAGTTAAAAGTGACAGCCTTTTatacctgctgctgtctgtgcCATTAATtatcaaacaaaaaaatcactcactgcccTTCACTCAATAAGCTTTCATAGCTTTAACaaaggtttatttatatttaacttatacagttattttaaatttgaatattctATTTCTGCAGTAATTTTTGCTTGAATACTACTGTTAAACCAACGTGATAACTTCACACTCAaagcctcatagaaatttggtctgatgaccatgagcatgtcatAGTTAAGAAGAATTCATGCACGCCTCTGCTTGAAgttaatctattttgtaatagattatggccagAGACAAAAACCAGCCCGCGCAGTCGTGTTGTTGTGTTGTCTCCGTGTTGTTTGCTGGATTTTcctcttatgttggaattttcccgcacgtaaattctgaccaatcaaaaagcagtttaggaaatacgtcatggccaatgagtgatgtagatgttgtcatgtgactgcattttggttcgtttcaactggttcggaccacagcaatcagtgtggtgtgaaaaggaaccaagaAAGCTGAAAAAtactacaatgtataattgtttgcccttggttcagACCAAATGAATCGAACTAGAGATGTGAGAAATTTAGAAATTTAACTGGCATCTAATATTTTGCTCCCATAACAaccttatttatttaacatacaaGGTTACATGGATCAAAAACAacaatcatgtttatttatttatttctgtaatggggGCCAGTATAAAAATCTCTATCACTGAGCCCTGAATATgcattttgttgtattatttaacacactaggctttaaaaaaaatcaactacTTTGTTTAGTTTTACAGTTAAAAGTTCTAATGCCTTAAATTAAacttgtaaacatgttttattattattattgcatctAATCTTAAGATTTCACTTTGGCAGTAAGGTTTGAGCAGTTGAGAAATAAAGAAATTGGgttcagttttattaattttttttacatttattcaagcCCCTTAACATCAGCTGTAACTGGGACAATAGTCACTTATGCCAAAAGAAAATAAGcatctgaatatttaaatacgataaatgtaaaataaactggCCCTAGTGTCTTCTATATTTGATTGTACCAGACACTCTCTCACCGTTCTCCTTCTCATTCATGATTCTCCTCAGCACTGTCTTCTTGTCCTCCAGGGCCAGAGCACACTGCTCCTTATAACTGCTCTCCAGACCGGCCTCATACCGTCTCACAGCCTCCGCATGCGTCTCCTCATCTCCACAATCCTGAtgaaaataatcataatacaCATATATCATTCATAAAGTATAAGACACTTATAAGATGGCTAGATGGATGTGTGAATGCATTCGGTGTCAGTACAGGTGAAGTGTCACCTGAGTCTGCAGTGAAGCAGCAGCAGTGCTCGTGTCCTCCAGCAGCAGCGCCTCCTCCTGCAGCAGCTCCAGCGGTCGTCCCAGCCGCACGTTCTGCCGAGGCTGACGGGCGAGAGAGCCCACCAGAGCCCCGATCACACCCGCAGATCTGCACCTCTTCATGTCCGACACCTTCCACACCAGAGGAGTGGCCCCGCAAAAGCTTATGTCAATCAAAGCATCTTTTGATGGCTGATGCTCACTTTCAGTTTGGGTATTCATATCCTCTTTCACTTCCATGCTTGATGACTGCTGAGACGCATTCATTCCTGCTGGATACCCATCCATCACTCCTCCAAAACACACCTGGGTGACTATCGACTATGACGAATCGGCTCTATAATGCATTTGCTCTAGACTTTTTGAATTGGTAACGTACTAaacaaaataacagtaaatacatAGTGATCATTCGAACCGACTATACATGAAGCAGATTTAAGTAACATGCATGCACTAATGACAGACTGCTTAATAAACAACTCGTGGTCACGTTCACCTCGCGCTACCTCCACATTACAGTTAATTCAGAATTTCATCTGCTGGAAAACTTCCACGTTAAAAATtaatcacacaaaaaaataccTAGAACGAAAATCACATTTCGATTCGCAGCACGCGTGCTCTCTGTACACCACTTCCCTGGCGAAGCAGAGTAGCAGACCACGTGACCTATCTCCATTTGAACAGCGGGCGCCATCTAGTGTTGCTCTGAAAGTTACATGTTCGGTGAACTTTACTTGCAGGGTTTATTAAAAACACTTCACGTGCCAAAACATTGGTAATATGatatataactaatatatattttaataagttacACGTAATCTCCTTTGAAAGACGCTTTTCCCTGTGGAATGTTACTTTTTTCACCGCTGTTTAGGACCAAAGAACCAATCACACACCtggaaatcagttttatttactcattttagtATTCCCATTTGAatacttttaatagttttaaaatcCTATGGCTTAATGAACAAAGGTCTccggaggagaaaaaaaaaacattctgaaagctGAATGAAGGTCAATATTACCGAGCGCCTGTTTTTCTATGACAAAAGACACCATTTATTTACACATCCATTGACAGAATTTATTCATAACGGAGTATAAACGAATATTAAAAATGATCAGAAATCAAAATGTATCAAAGTACATCCTTGATGATATGTACATATTTAGTTACTGAATACATTTACAGAACTGTTTATATTTCTTAACGAATACCGTTGACTAAAACATACTTTGAAAATTAGCATTAACGGTGGAATTAATAAATTGGCTCAAGATCATATGAAGAAAGACGAAAGTGTAAAGAAATcgagagagagaaatcaacaacAGAACTGTAGTTCTGCATATAATACAAAGAGTTTGAAAATACAAATCTGAAAACTGATTTAATTAATACAGCAGTCTACTGCATGCCCCCCAAAACAGATAAACACTGTTCAACACCAATTTTAAACCCATTTAACAGCATGTGTGTTTATTGGTCGATGACAACGGAATATCTGCAGATGAAACCTTCCATTTCCTCCATAATTATTAGCCGAGGACCGCAGGGCTGTGGATACAGAGAGACCCTTGGAGCAGTGAGAGAAGGCTGGACATCCAGTCTGCACCAGCAGACACACTGCGTTCAGTGCAAACCTTCATTAATGCCCTCTCACACACCAATGCCTCGCATCACACACCTGGAGAGGAAGTTAAAAAGAGGGTAGAGATAAAGCGCTGAGTTTTCAAAATATTCCAAAAACAACAATGCTTTTAGGCCAGggtaaattaaatactttttgagACAAAGTTAAGAAAATTTAGGGAATAAACTGAAGTAAACAATACATAGAGGTTTGGAATTTTCATTCTGGAACTACTTCTTTAAAGACCGTTTAAGGTCTTCAGTTAGGGAAGGGTGAAATAACACCCGCAGAATCCCTGTGGACACATTCAAGATCTTTTCCAAAACACCATTAGACAACCCACATACCACACCTCTACGCCCGTCTGTGAGTCAGAGAGTCCATGTGTGCACTCAGCTTCATCTCATTCTCCAGAATCTGCACCAGCTGCTGCATGGAGGGCAGGTGTCCCGCCTGCAGCTTGGACCACACGGGAACATCTGTGagcacataagcacacacacaaaggacAAATCACTAGCATTTAACCTCATCAAGTCCCAACAGCTGTGTCAAATCTTTGTGATGGAATATTTTGATCTATAATTAATAATCAGTCTTACCGTTAAGTGTGATTTCAAAGGCGCCGGTGGACATACACTGGTTTTCAATCATGTTGCTGAGGAAGAACACCATCATGCAGGCATATAtcttgacaaaaacacaacaaactaaAGTCACAAACACATGTAGTAGGCAACTAAAACATTTGAAGTGTGTATTTTAATTTCTGAAGATTGGCTGAGCCAGCATCCCCATATAAGAAATGTCATGTGAGGGTGGAAGACCTTATTCTCTTTCGCCCAAATCCAGATTCCTGGAGTCTCCATGTGGAAAAATGTAAAAGGGTCTTTTCCCAGGATAATTAAACCAATCATGGCAAGTTTGAAGACAGAAAAGAAGGAAGCtatgtgtctaaaaataaataaataaagaccttCATTCCAGTTTCAGTTTATGAGTTAAAATCACTTATATTTTAATAAGACCTGTCCATAAATCTGTAGGGTCTGCAGTACAGAAGTTCTTGATGAAATGAGAAACCCACCTATATATGGGGTGTGGCAGGAAGTTTTCTCCCTCGATGCGGATGTCTGGGTACCTCTGGGTGAGAACCCGAGTGTACTCCTCAAACACCCGCCTGTACCCTCAGGACACACTGCACATAGACAAGAGCTAGCTGACAAAGAAGACTGACAAGTGATAAACCAGTGGAACAAAAAAAGCTAATTACACAACAAACTGCAAATCACTATAGCAAGTATGTACAATAAGACATttaagacaatatatatatatatatatatattcacttgtATACTATTAGTATATTACTATACTATAGTGTTTTTTCcctttaaaaatgctaaataatatatACTATGATAAGATAGCTATTCAGTCACATGTTATATATAAATCTAGCACATCTAGATAGAAAAAACGAATAGGAAATGCGCATAAACCAGTTTTAATGCACTGACTGAACGCACACTCAATTTAGATTAATTGAGTTGCTTTATCGACGCATGACGCTGATCGGCACGCGCACTGACAGGAAACACAAAGATATTCCGTTTACTCACCAAAACTGAAATTTCAGCAGTGGCATCCCTGTGTATTGCATTTTCATCTTTTTAACGCTGCCATTGTCGGCTGTGGCGTGATTCAGTGACAGCACACAGACCAGCAAAATACACAAACACCGCATTTCCATCCCGCACAGTCCTGCTCTAACTGGACCcggaaattcaaggacgatacacagcctgtcaaaataaaagtctgagtTCACGTGGGTCAGAGCACCCCTCTATAAAATAAAAGCGTCGACAGTTTTGCCAACTTACTAGCAATTTTGTTGctagatttagcaactttttttcttttaaagcacattgcaacaattttaactatatatatatatatatatatatatatatatatatatatatatatatatatatatatatatatatatatatatatatatatcatacctGTCAAATTTTGgttttgaaaataagggaaattttcaaATCatcccaacaaagctccagtatcccttacattttaagacaggtgttatagcccaaacgaaaacacaaaagggtatatatgaagagcatttatttaaaggcttatttgcatattttctgttaatttaacattgcttgtctttacatttacattttattttcattccacacattcttttcatttcatattgcttttcttttacagtttttctttttatttcacataacttttcttttactcttttagtgagttgttgtacaaatttgttgcagactttgcattctttaaaaaagtaaattcgctgtcccatttatcctGGTATTTACAAATGGGGTTTGGTtctttggcaggtgtgccttcactctctatcgtagcatccatcatccgtctcggttttttcttttgttgttgttatttttcccgcgttataactcatgtcatctgacctcacacactcctcgcgacaggctactacaggtggcagttatcgctagactagtgacagagctcagattgggaatgtttttttttattaatattttattaataacgcaggttaaaataaaaaaaaattaaaattaaaatgcgggagatttacgggaaaatactaatacgggaggacgacgggaaagaagggtaaaatatgTGACTTTCctggccaaaacgggatacttgacataTATGTAAATCAagatttctttttctctctctgtgtgtgtgctgtctttATGTATCTGCTATAGCCTATAGTGTATTATATCAATCAAGTTATTAATTTCTCCTGATGTCTATAGCTTTTAACATATTCAGATGGTACTTTACAGTGTTGGAGTCTGTGGTtttactttattgtttttttttttactttatttaaaaatattttatagtttgttatagaaaataaAGTTATGCTCAGAGTTCAGAGCCTCCATCATACGATTATAACAGATGCCTTCCGAGTGGAGACCTGCACTATCGAGTGCGGTGTGGGACACTTGATGGGCGAGTAGAGACTTGTGTGTGCGGGATGCAGGAGAATAAGGGTGTATCTAGTGTGATCACTCCGTGCCGTGGTTCGTTTAGCTGGCCCcggctcggttggaagaggtgggccagagcacgGTTCAGTTCGGTTCGGGTGTGGTGCACATGTAGTGTACAGAATTTCTAACACATGCAGCGTGATTGTGTGaacatttctgagcagcaaatgTGATAGAtctgtaaaacaatatattcaagattcaagattttatttttcacataaaagttatataacatacaaaaagcagtgaattgtaggtctggcatactctttatAGGCTGtgccaaaaataagaaaattaaatatacacaatatattaaacttctattcagatgatgtgcagagatgctACACAGAAAACTGCTTCACGGATGATTTCAGCAGATTTCTGTGTATTGTGAGAGGGCTGTGTTTTACCGCTTCCCAAAAGACTCAAAACAAATcgatgcactccactgtgctgagcgAGAGCACTTCTCTGCTGCCTTTACGTGTTAACAGAAACTTTGGGTTTCCCACTTATGAAGTCGTGAGCACTTCATGAGCTGCTGCAGTCTTAGGCCCACCACAAATGCTCTCATTGGTTGAGACACGTGATGACACCCATCCCAAGCCAGTACTGATCAACATCCCACTACTCCTAAAGCATTAACATGACAATAAAActttaacttaatatatattcTAGTTTAAAACAGCTTTTCTGGGATGTTTTGGACTGCGGGGGACAGACGTTGTAGACTGGGCCTCTGATACTGCTGCAACTATTGCAGGAACCATTGGAGAGCTGAAGATACAACAACTTCTCAGGTGGTCTTATGTGGTGgcctgaaacaaaacagaaacaaatacagtattattacatGAGTAACTACACTACGAATGACATTTTATAAGGTAAAACATACAACTTATTAAATCTAACAATAAAAGCAAAGCGAGAAAACTtgatttgaaaattgaaaattgaaaagaaaaatgttaaacgTCAAATTATTTTAAGGTGATCTTAGGTTTAGTACCGTAAACCACTTGTGGGAAAGGATTTCCTCCAGCTGAATTCGGTTCTTTGGCTTTATTTGCAGGAGAGCGCGGAGCAATCTGCAGCATTCTGTGCAGAAAGATGAGAGGGACACctgaatattactttaaaattaacACATGCTTTAATTTACTGATCATATTAGCTGTACGATCTGAGTTCAGGCATCAGAAATCAAGAAAACTTAATGCATTTTCTAACCCCATCTTTCAGAAAGCTACTTGTCcctgttttgtatgtttaaaatgataactgaactctTACCATTTGACAGACCAGTTCTGGACCAGAGATGCAGTTTGAGCATGTGCAGATCTAAGAAACTTGGATAATATCCGGccactattttaaataacagaaCCCCCAGTGACCAAACCGTCGCAGGCTTGCCGTGGTACTTTCCCTTTATGTGAAACTCAGGAGGGACGTATGTTGCTGTGCCTTGAAGAAAAAGATTTTGTTAGATGCGCAAGTTCGGTTCACAACAGTGACGAGATCCATGACTGTAACAGTGACgtaattctactgtatatatatcaggTGCTTCTTGTTGTTTTGGTGACTCACGCCTGGTCAACTCATAATATAATCGTCACTAGAGTTGTAGCTTTTAGATACAGTACATACCAGAGTATGACATGTAGACAGTTGTCCTCAGAATGTCCCCACACCCAAAGTCAATTAGTTTGACTTCAAGTGTCTGGTTGTTGATGAGAAGGTTGCTCAGTTTGATGTCACGGTGGAACACTTGGCGCTGGCAGCACACGTTCGCAGCTTTAGTCACCTGCATCATGACTCGCCGTGCTAAGCTCTCGTTGAGACGACCACCCTGACGCCCCACAAAGTCTTCCAAAGTCTCGCAAGGAGAGGGACATTCAAGGATCATGACGAAATGGTCATTGTAGTCCTTCCAGTCCAGCAGCTGGATGATCTCTGGCACTCTGGGGCCTTTATTAGCCAGGATTGTGAGGGCGATCTCCAGTGGAACGAGTTGCTGATATCCAGGCTAAAAGAAAGACGTTGGTAAGATAGAAGTTGTTTTCCAAATAAGCACTTAGTCCAGTTTTCCTACTAGTTAGTGAGAGGAGAACAGAGAGAGTGCATCTTACTTACAATGTATAAACTTTGCCTGTAGGTTTCGGTCTTATTAACATATTTGACCGCCACCtgatcaagaaaacaaacaacaattaacTTGTGAAGAGGCCACCATTAAATATATACAGACAAGTtttgtaaagttgaattgaatttaagTTCAACCAGGACAAAAAGATACACTGAGAGGCCTTGCAAACAATAGCATGACATCACAGGAGTATAAAGATGAGACGGAGCAAAATCACTTCGCTAGATACGTTTTCATCAAGTTTTCACTTACTTTAAGGTCATCCTCCAAACGTCTCGCCTCATACACAGAACCAAATCCACCTTCACCCagcagatcacccagctggtagtGGCTGGAAATGAAGTCTGTTACAAGATAAAACAActgcacttttaa
This sequence is a window from Carassius auratus strain Wakin chromosome 43, ASM336829v1, whole genome shotgun sequence. Protein-coding genes within it:
- the LOC113061274 gene encoding serine/threonine-protein kinase pim-2-like translates to MFQRPCRVHPLTESQVCDLNTPPNPSSSTEEQHPHESTADAAEGNDQERKVMEKGKTKKKWWRLSSLFGAVKKHLKRSSNPVQGEVELQQEQEQSEGVKNQNQCKDRCSDDYTVRHNLVSDQLCEGGFDAEATRLKDDPELGSPQRLPEEKDLNILANRGPDSHGCDLSTPPNPSSSTEEQHPHESTADAAEGNDQERKVMEKEKKKKKWWRVASFYGAVKKHLKRSSNPVQGEEELKQEQEQQREKVKNQKEQKARCSDDFISSHYQLGDLLGEGGFGSVYEARRLEDDLKVAVKYVNKTETYRQSLYIPGYQQLVPLEIALTILANKGPRVPEIIQLLDWKDYNDHFVMILECPSPCETLEDFVGRQGGRLNESLARRVMMQVTKAANVCCQRQVFHRDIKLSNLLINNQTLEVKLIDFGCGDILRTTVYMSYSGTATYVPPEFHIKGKYHGKPATVWSLGVLLFKIVAGYYPSFLDLHMLKLHLWSRTGLSNECCRLLRALLQIKPKNRIQLEEILSHKWFTATT
- the tsen34 gene encoding tRNA-splicing endonuclease subunit Sen34, whose protein sequence is MDGYPAGMNASQQSSSMEVKEDMNTQTESEHQPSKDALIDISFCGATPLVWKVSDMKRCRSAGVIGALVGSLARQPRQNVRLGRPLELLQEEALLLEDTSTAAASLQTQDCGDEETHAEAVRRYEAGLESSYKEQCALALEDKKTVLRRIMNEKENGTDDCGSAIRDRLNALDQAFRFPLPAMAVQLCTARAGFSHCPEERSFHSTDWPMPRDERLNTRFCVYRDLRNKGFYLTSAGKFGGDFLVYPGDPLRFHAHFIALCISMDEELPLCDILAIARLGSNVKKTVLLCSPKKCGETGNDESVEGDVVYSSLQWSSMV
- the LOC113061704 gene encoding thioredoxin reductase-like selenoprotein T1b produces the protein MEMRCLCILLVCVLSLNHATADNGSVKKMKMQYTGMPLLKFQFCVSUGYRRVFEEYTRVLTQRYPDIRIEGENFLPHPIYRHIASFFSVFKLAMIGLIILGKDPFTFFHMETPGIWIWAKENKIYACMMVFFLSNMIENQCMSTGAFEITLNDVPVWSKLQAGHLPSMQQLVQILENEMKLSAHMDSLTHRRA
- the LOC113061702 gene encoding B-cell CLL/lymphoma 7 protein family member B-B-like, with amino-acid sequence MSGRSVRAETRSRAKDDIKKVMAAIERVRRWEKKWVTVGDTSLRIFKWVPVTETKQIYKPKVSGTAMRELKGFPTDVVLENARSVLLDFQDDNSNQSFLSDAYLSNTKVDSSSNSSPQHVSEAVSPSHAPFFRTEDSQPPTLGQETMDTEREASTTSSEVTDEPPTLIKEDVLSLSTQEEEDVIGAPPLKRVCTEQSSTLS